A stretch of Lachancea thermotolerans CBS 6340 chromosome D complete sequence DNA encodes these proteins:
- the VAC14 gene encoding Vac14p (similar to uniprot|Q06708 Saccharomyces cerevisiae YLR386W VAC14 Activator of Fab1p), which yields MSKLKVERKGLNDKLYEKRKATALNLEKLVKQCLAEGDFQRVDKIFDELCRDFAYALHQPMARNAGLMGLAAGAIALGSTEVARYLDRILPPVLACFGDQNDQVRFYACESLYNIAKIAKGEILVYFNEIFDVLCKISADTETSIRGAAELLDRLIKDIVAERASNYVSVVNNDPKDLPLATRTDPQTGEVVQEEYNQDPEFAFSLPKFIPLLTERIYAINPDTRMFLVSWLQVLENIPDLELISYLPSFLGGLFTFLGDSHKDVRTVTHSLLDLLLHEVQRISEVKALVQKKLLEEAPKRLVSEDNASKKQDGILISERKKSLLTAFEQLSMTDAANPQKNRNSSNVDELKSNDGGNTINEISETNSANKSKSAELSDSRNGDLYCPGQDIHLDFPKIIEILINTLGLSEPEIQLVALTWIETVLGISATSFLPFVSRLLSLLLKILNDVDPKVRKLAHSVNERLIELTGRFDDREGPEAINYGPVVNTLTLHFLDSDVVAKVACLEWLILIYHKVPDELLEHSDSTFLTLLKSLSDKDNQLTSKALQLLSDLCNNSNEEYFKKFIRDLLLLFKNDRKLLKTRANHIFRQLCVKLTAEKVYNVVASILEHDGNTAFVRMMIQILNTNLITAPELGHLRRKLRASSGEELFSSLFKCWSHNPVSLLALCLLSEKYELAYYILQTFVEYEISVNDLVQIDILIQLLESPIFTGLRLQLLEQDQYPYLYKCLYGILMVLPQSKAFQILNTRLNSVSKLAAQKIPSSKLYSLRNGSGIASGASLSSESLNSTSSGYRKNNMFQSSLDHFRNVCESELSTQMSTSAEESNFALLDEVLTPRTMPVSGRQQSEDSSDHYKDDSESVIFRA from the exons ATGTCCAAATTAAAGGTAGAACGAAAA GGGTTGAACGATAAGCTCTATGAAAAGAGGAAAGCCACTGCTctaaatcttgaaaagctcgtGAAGCAGTGTTTAGCAGAGGgagattttcaaagggTTGACAAGATATTTGATGAACTATGTCGTGACTTTGCATATGCGCTCCATCAACCGATGGCACGCAATGCTGGCTTAATGGGACTAGCTGCGGGGGCGATCGCGCTAGGCTCTACGGAGGTTGCTAGATATTTGGACCGGATTCTGCCCCCCGTGCTGGCATGTTTTGGAGACCAAAATGATCAGGTGCGGTTCTACGCGTGTGAAAGTCTCTATAACATTGCCAAGATTGCAAAGGGGGAAATTCTAGTTTATTTTAACgagatttttgatgttctATGCAAAATAAGCGCAGATACTGAAACATCCATCCGGGGAGCTGCTGAGCTTTTGGATAGACTGATTAAGGATATTGTTGCAGAGCGAGCCTCCAATTATGTGAGTGTGGTAAATAACGATCCAAAAGACCTGCCTCTTGCAACCCGAACTGACCCTCAGACAGGCGAAGTTGTTCAGGAAGAATACAATCAGGATCCGGAGTTTGCCTTTTCTCTGCCTAAATTCATACCGCTACTGACTGAGCGAATATATGCAATAAATCCGGATACCAGAATGTTCCTCGTCTCATGGCTGCAAGTGCTGGAAAATATTCCTGATCTAGAGTTGATCTCCTATCtgccttctttcttgggGGGGCTTTTCACTTTTTTAGGAGATTCGCACAAGGATGTTAGAACGGTTACTCATTCTTtgcttgatcttttgcTTCATGAGGTGCAGCGCATTTCTGAAGTTAAAGCATTAGTtcagaaaaagctgcttgaagAGGCACCTAAGCGTTTAGTCTCGGAGGATAATgcgtcaaagaaacaggACGGTATTCTTATAAGTGAGAGGAAAAAATCTTTGCTGACTGCTTTCGAACAGCTCTCAATGACTGACGCAGCTAAtcctcaaaaaaatagaaaCTCATCAAACGTTGACGAGCTTAAATCAAACGATGGTGGAAACACCATCAACGAAATCTCTGAAACAAATTCAGCAAACAAATCTAAGAGCGCTGAACTGAGCGACTCCCGCAACGGAGACCTGTACTGCCCTGGCCAAGACATTCATCTAGattttccaaaaatcaTAGAAATTCTCATAAATACCTTAGGTTTATCTGAGCCCGAAATTCAGCTCGTGGCTTTAACCTGGATTGAAACAGTGTTAGGAATCTCGGCAACATCATTTCTCCCCTTTGTATCGAGGCTTCTATCGCTATTACTTAAAATTTTGAATGATGTTGATCCTAAGGTCAGAAAGTTGGCGCATTCTGTTAACGAGAGGTTGATAGAGCTTACGGGAAGGTTCGATGACCGAGAGGGGCCAGAAGCCATAAACTATGGTCCCGTTGTCAACACCCTGACTCTCCACTTTCTGGATAGCGACGTAGTTGCCAAAGTTGCTTGCCTCGAATGGTTAATCTTAATATATCACAAAGTCCCTGATGAATTGCTTGAACACAGTGACAGTACTTTCCTCACGCTCCTCAAATCTCTTTCGGACAAAGATAATCAACTAACTTCTAAAGCCCTTCAGTTATTGAGCGACTTGTGCAATAACTCGAATGAGGagtatttcaaaaagttcatcagAGACCTACTTCTGTTGTTCAAGAATGACAGGAAGTTACTGAAAACAAGAGCCAACCATATCTTTAGGCAATTATGTGTGAAGCTTACTGCAGAGAAAGTGTACAATGTCGTTGCGTCAATTTTGGAGCATGACGGCAATACTGCCTTCGTGAGAATGATGATACAAATACTAAACACAAACTTGATTACTGCCCCTGAACTTGGGCATCTACGAAGAAAGTTGAGGGCAAGCAGTGGCGAAGAACTGTTTTCTTCACTTTTCAAGTGCTGGTCACACAATCCGGTATCCCTCCTTGCGCTTTGTTTATTGTCAGAGAAATACGAGCTCGCTTATTACATTTTGCAAACGTTCGTGGAATATGAAATATCAGTCAATGATCTGGTTCAAATCGATATATTAATTCAGTTGTTGGAATCCCCTATTTTTACCGGACTGAGACTTCAGCTCCTCGAGCAAGATCAATATCCCTACCTTTACAAGTGCCTGTATGGCATTTTGATGGTTTTGCCACagtcaaaagcttttcaaattttgaatACAAGGTTGAATAGTGTCAGCAAGCTggcagctcaaaaaatccCATCAAGCAAGCTCTATAGTTTGAGAAATGGTTCAGGTATTGCGAGCGGGGCATCTTTGTCTTCAGAATCTCTGAATTCTACTAGCTCAGGCTACCGTAAAAACAATATGTTCCAAAGCAGTCTGGATCATTTTAGGAACGTTTGTGAGTCTGAGTTGAGTACACAGATGTCCACTAGTGCCGAAGAGTCTAATTTTGCCCTTTTAGATGAAGTTTTAACACCTCGAACAATGCCTGTCAGCGGTAGGCAGCAGTCCGAAGATTCCAGCGATCACTATAAAGATGATAGCGAGTCTGTCATTTTCAGAGCTTAA
- the REH1 gene encoding Reh1p (similar to uniprot|Q7LIF0 Saccharomyces cerevisiae YLR387C REH1 Protein of unknown function, similar to Rei1p but not involved in bud growth) has protein sequence MSEAIFTCNSCMIQFRSSDQQRYHMKTEWHRYNLKRRISQLPPISADVFAEKLQISERAKELNQVDEFGFPILKAKTPRYKRSDEVDLSKLQRRRNRKLREDNHERSVSPTPSVASQISKLSVNSNEIHTDFDEEKSYEYGFTTDSNNEYNSSDFESTSDELSGDEASSERPSITDCIFCKAQNKEVERNLKHMFASHGLYIPERSYLIDLTGLLNFLIDTIVVANECLCCSFKGSSLQSIRAHIASKGHSRLPYETKEERRRVAGFYDFSSENEVQSNLTRNNGRSVAFEAEPDSGSEGTLPSDTDDINSNYTHAEVDDTGVELTLPSGSRAGHRSMRRIYRQNLPLPPMASDGNRTVAAGDRRFFGGVTDKTMKKNDKKSQQIERQIMNRDIRNQAKRGNFQTHYRDELLQ, from the coding sequence ATGAGCGAGGCGATATTTACCTGCAACTCATGTATGATTCAGTTCAGATCGAGCGATCAACAGCGTTACCATATGAAAACCGAGTGGCACAGGTATAACCTGAAGAGGCGCATTAGTCAGTTGCCCCCCATTAGCGCTGACGTTTTTGCCGAAAAGCTACAAATATCTGAGAGGGCTAAGGAGCTCAACCAGGTCGACGAATTTGGGTTTCCCATTTTGAAGGCCAAGACCCCAAGATACAAGAGAAGTGACGAAGTAGATTTGAGTAAACTGCAACGGAGAAGAAACCGCAAGTTGCGTGAGGACAACCATGAAAGATCTGTTTCTCCAACCCCGTCTGtagcttctcaaatttcCAAGCTTTCGGTCAACAGCAATGAGATACATACGGATTTTGATGAGGAGAAATCATACGAATATGGCTTTACCACTGATTCGAACAACGAATATAACTCCAGTGACTTCGAATCTACTAGTGACGAGCTTTCTGGAGACGAAGCATCCTCAGAGCGTCCTTCTATCACAGATTGCATTTTCTGCAAGGCTCAGAATAAAGAGGTCGAGCGGAACCTCAAGCACATGTTCGCATCCCATGGGCTTTACATACCAGAAAGGTCGTATCTTATAGATCTTACGGgacttttgaacttcttgatagaCACCATAGTTGTTGCGAATGAGTGTCTCTGCTGCTCTTTCAAGGGTTCAAGCTTACAGAGCATACGCGCACACATTGCATCCAAAGGACATTCCCGGCTGCCATATGAAACCAAGGAAGAAAGACGCAGGGTAGCAGGATTTTACGACTTTTCATCAGAAAACGAAGTGCAGTCTAATCTCACCCGCAACAATGGCAGGAGTGTCGCATTCGAAGCAGAGCCAGATAGTGGCTCAGAAGGGACACTCCCCAGTGACACTGATGACATAAACTCAAACTATACACACGCAGAGGTTGACGACACCGGCGTCGAACTCACCTTACCTAGTGGTTCTAGGGCAGGTCATCGTTCAATGAGAAGAATCTATAGACAGAACCTTCCTCTACCGCCAATGGCTTCGGATGGTAATAGAACAGTAGCCGCTGGAGATAGGCGCTTTTTTGGTGGAGTCACTGATaaaacaatgaaaaagaaCGATAAGAAGTCGCAGCAGATCGAGAGGCAGATAATGAACCGCGATATTAGAAACCAAGCTAAACGTGGTAACTTTCAAACTCACTACAGGGACGAGCTGCTTCAGTGA
- the TSR1 gene encoding small subunit rRNA maturation protein TSR1 (similar to uniprot|Q03128 Saccharomyces cerevisiae YDL060W TSR1 Protein required for processing of 20S pre-rRNA in the cytoplasm associates with pre-40S ribosomal particles), protein MAGHSHRSSIKNGHKAFKSKHASKGARKNMYKGKVEKELVTGKRSRHQVVSKLQRKNQARQAREQKIMDALEIRRLFEGSNGAEKIIAVVPLTPDVDAADIVRRLIVCALDDPEQQMAVQVSTPCVLNVTVKKFKSKLKIIVPDMSNFINILDTTKIADFTVFGLSAAAEVDTEFGEQIIRAVELQGISSYVGVVANLSAAHPKEKFQLDLKQSLESFFKHFFPNEDRVYNLEKPAEAINVLRHLCQKVPRQVRWRDNRGYMVAEKVDYSESDAQQGHLIVSGMVRGVGFDANRLVHIPGLGDFQISRINKISDSNRRSGPAKGPAANSDLDIELTSQFTPDQSQDTLDDFAPQDFDADDYEDDFEYDDLTTARYDDHGFLPGREAATRRAKVPKGTSDYQARWYLDDIADDGEVELEDDDMAVEENNDVMADEAEQASDYEETQEDMFVDLSPEEEERQLREYRELEKEDKEFPDEIELEPTQSAIERLRRYRGLKNLHNCVWDVDERDPNAPPEWKRLLRVGNYTGSKNKVCKEAANEAQVIAGDRIEMHIQIPKHLLEKVKDPRVSIFAVYGLLKHEHKNALVNFSIQRWEDFEDPVPSKESLFVQYGVRRYEIQPLFSSTSNTPNNVHKFERFLHEDSASIATCIAPIDFTQSPALFFKQCPEDVKGIKFVGHGSFLNADHTRIISKRVVLTGHPFRFHKRVLTVRYMFFRPEDVEWFKSIPLFTKSGRSGFIKESLGTHGYFKATFDGKLSAQDVVAMALFKRVWPRPSKPV, encoded by the coding sequence CCAAGCATGCGTCCAAGGGCGCGCGCAAAAACATGTACAAGGGCAAGGTCGAGAAAGAACTTGTGACTGGGAAGCGCAGCAGGCACCAGGTGGTGTCCAAACTGCAGAGGAAAAACCAGGCTCGTCAGGCGCGCGAGCAGAAGATAATGGACGCATTAGAGATCCGTCGCCTTTTCGAAGGCTCGAACGGTGCTGAAAAGATCATCGCGGTTGTGCCGCTGACGCCCGACGTAGACGCCGCAGACATTGTGCGGCGGCTCATTGTATGCGCACTGGACGATCCAGAACAACAGATGGCGGTCCAGGTTAGCACGCCATGTGTGCTCAATGTCACagtcaagaagttcaagtccAAGCTCAAAATCATCGTACCTGACATGTCCAATTTCATCAACATTCTAGACACCACGAAGATCGCAGACTTCACCGTTTTCGGCCTCAGTGCTGCCGCAGAGGTGGACACAGAGTTCGGTGAGCAGATCATTCGTGCTGTCGAGCTGCAGGGTATTTCCTCCTACGTTGGCGTCGTTGCCAACTTATCTGCGGCTCATCCTAAAGAGAAGTTCCAGCTCGACTTGAAACAGTCCTTAGAGAGTTTcttcaaacattttttcCCTAACGAAGACCGTGTTTACAACCTAGAGAAACCTGCCGAGGCCATCAACGTTCTGAGACATTTGTGTCAGAAAGTTCCACGCCAGGTTAGATGGAGAGACAACAGAGGCTACATGGTTGCTGAAAAGGTCGACTACTCTGAATCGGACGCACAACAGGGGCACCTCATTGTCAGTGGCATGGTACGCGGTGTTGGGTTTGATGCCAATAGGCTTGTGCATATACCGGGTTTAGGTGATTTCCAGATTTCACGAATCAACAAGATTAGTGATTCTAATAGAAGAAGCGGCCCCGCCAAAGGTCCGGCTGCAAATTCGGATCTAGACATAGAGCTCACTTCTCAATTCACGCCTGACCAAAGTCAAGACACCCTTGATGACTTCGCCCCACAAGACTTCGATGCTGACGACTACGAAGATGACTTTGAGTACGATGACCTCACCACAGCGCGTTACGACGACCATGGCTTTTTGCCTGGCAGGGAAGCTGCCACTAGAAGGGCCAAGGTCCCTAAAGGAACGTCCGACTATCAAGCGAGATGGTATCTGGATGACATTGCCGATGATGGCGAGGTCGAGCTAGAAGATGATGACATGGccgttgaagaaaacaatgatGTTATGGCAGATGAAGCCGAACAGGCTAGCGACTATGAAGAAACTCAAGAGGATATGTTTGTTGACTTGTCgcctgaagaagaggaaagaCAGCTTCGTGAATATCGagagcttgagaaagaagacaaagaaTTTCCGGACGAGATTGAACTAGAGCCCACACAGTCAGCTATTGAGAGGCTCAGACGGTACAGAggcttgaagaatttgcaTAACTGCGTGTGGGACGTTGATGAACGCGATCCTAACGCTCCTCCTGAGTGGAAACGTCTCCTGAGGGTGGGCAACTACACTGGCTCTAAGAACAAGGTATGCAAAGAGGCTGCCAACGAGGCCCAAGTGATTGCTGGTGACCGCATCGAGATGCACATTCAAATACCTAAGCACTTGCTGGAAAAAGTGAAAGACCCCAGGGTCAGTATCTTCGCTGTTTATGGGTTGCTCAAACACGAACACAAAAACGCGTTGGTAAACTTCTCGATACAAAGATGGGAAGATTTCGAAGATCCCGTTCCTTCGAAGGAGAGTCTATTCGTGCAGTACGGTGTTAGGAGATACGAGATCCAGCCACTGTTTTCATCGACTAGTAATACTCCTAACAACGTGCACAAATTTGAGAGGTTTTTGCATGAAGATTCCGCATCCATCGCCACATGCATAGCTCCTATCGACTTCACTCAATCACCTGCTctatttttcaagcaatGCCCCGAAGATGTCAAGGGAATTAAGTTTGTAGGCCACGGTTCCTTCTTGAACGCTGACCATACCAGGATTATCAGCAAGAGGGTGGTCCTCACAGGCCATCCTTTCAGGTTCCACAAGAGAGTTCTCACCGTGCGCTACATGTTTTTCCGTCCTGAAGATGTGGAATGGTTTAAATCTATTCCTCTTTTCACCAAAAGTGGCAGGTCAGGTTTCATCAAGGAAAGCCTGGGTACTCACGGCTACTTCAAGGCAACCTTTGATGGCAAACTATCGGCTCAAGATGTTGTTGCAATGGCGTTGTTCAAGCGCGTGTGGCCCAGACCATCGAAACCTGTATAG